The following are from one region of the Cyanobium gracile PCC 6307 genome:
- a CDS encoding (Fe-S)-binding protein has translation MSLPSLATSGSPAAGAPGAGFIAADPCVHCGFCLPTCASYRVLATEMDSPRGRIHALKAIDAGELALDATVAKHFDTCLGCFACVTACPAGVRYDELIETMRPRLNAPELRSPGQRAFRRLLFALLPYPGRLRALLAPLRAYAGTPLQALARRSGLTRLFGPQIAAMETLLPPLPAQSFRDDWPVLVAAVGPRRHRVGLVLGCVQRVFEPGVNAAAVRVLAANGIEVVIPPDQGCCGAMTHHQGELEQTRELAAALMASFEAVIGPGRPGGPEPLDALLVAASGCGHTLKAYDQILGTRHPVLGRVADLQEFLDEVGLSEGFQAALRPLLHDDGTPASAERPVELAYHDACHQLHGQGLAAQPRRLLGRIPHVRIREATEAGVCCGSAGIYNLVQPEEAAELGRIKAADLSGTGAQLAVSANIGCTLQIRQAMEAQPRPLPVVHPIELLDRSYTGPA, from the coding sequence CTCGCGACCAGCGGGTCCCCTGCTGCCGGGGCGCCCGGCGCCGGCTTCATCGCCGCCGACCCCTGCGTCCACTGCGGTTTCTGCCTGCCCACCTGCGCCAGCTACCGGGTGCTGGCGACCGAGATGGACTCACCCCGGGGACGCATCCATGCCCTCAAGGCCATCGACGCCGGGGAGCTGGCGCTGGATGCCACGGTGGCGAAGCATTTCGACACCTGCCTGGGCTGCTTCGCCTGCGTCACGGCCTGTCCGGCCGGCGTGCGCTACGACGAGCTGATCGAGACCATGCGGCCGCGGCTGAACGCACCCGAGCTGCGCAGCCCCGGCCAGCGCGCCTTCCGGCGTCTGCTGTTCGCCCTGCTCCCCTACCCCGGGCGGCTGCGGGCCCTGCTGGCCCCCCTGCGGGCCTACGCCGGCACGCCCCTGCAGGCCCTGGCGCGCCGCAGCGGCCTCACCCGCCTGTTCGGGCCGCAGATCGCGGCGATGGAGACCCTGCTCCCGCCCCTGCCCGCCCAGTCCTTCCGTGACGACTGGCCGGTGCTGGTGGCGGCGGTGGGGCCCCGCCGCCACCGGGTCGGGCTGGTGCTCGGCTGCGTGCAGCGGGTCTTCGAGCCGGGGGTGAACGCCGCCGCCGTCCGGGTGCTGGCCGCCAACGGCATCGAGGTGGTGATCCCCCCCGACCAGGGCTGCTGCGGTGCCATGACCCACCACCAGGGGGAACTGGAGCAGACCCGGGAACTGGCGGCGGCCCTGATGGCCAGCTTCGAAGCGGTGATCGGTCCGGGGCGGCCGGGGGGCCCCGAACCCCTCGATGCCCTGCTGGTGGCCGCCTCAGGCTGCGGTCACACCCTCAAGGCCTACGACCAGATCCTCGGCACCCGCCATCCCGTGCTGGGGAGGGTGGCCGACCTGCAGGAATTCCTGGACGAGGTCGGGCTCAGCGAGGGCTTCCAGGCGGCGCTGCGCCCCCTGCTCCACGACGACGGCACCCCCGCCAGCGCCGAGCGCCCCGTTGAGCTGGCTTATCACGATGCCTGCCACCAGCTCCACGGCCAGGGCCTGGCGGCCCAGCCCCGGCGCCTGCTGGGCCGGATTCCCCATGTGCGGATCCGCGAGGCCACCGAAGCCGGAGTCTGCTGCGGCAGTGCCGGCATCTACAACCTCGTGCAGCCGGAGGAGGCCGCCGAACTGGGCCGGATCAAGGCCGCCGATCTGAGCGGCACGGGCGCCCAGCTGGCCGTGAGCGCCAACATCGGCTGCACGCTGCAGATCCGCCAGGCGATGGAGGCGCAGCCGCGACCGCTGCCGGTGGTCCATCCGATCGAACTGCTCGATCGCAGCTACACCGGTCCGGCCTGA
- a CDS encoding four-carbon acid sugar kinase family protein encodes MAQATLDPRPGLKIVVIDDDPTGSQTVHGCPLLLRWDAETLAAGLAHPSPLLFLLANTRALAPAAAAERVREICRALRPALERAMAAGTIASWLVVSRGDSTLRGHFPLEVEVIATELGPFDATLLVPAFLEGGRTTVDGEHRLHGRPVHESPFARDGLFAYATSHLPDWVEEKSGGRIPATAVDRIGWRELEAGGPALLRHLARLEGNVCVAVDGASERQLASLATAVRSLIAGSTADDGPGDGPGDGLGAGRPRRFLFQSAASLIQALASLPPQPLAPAALAALRRRGGDGPLPGLVLVGSHVPLADRQLERLLAAPGCVGVEVEVAKVQRLLEGPEPALLLASLEQAWGRRLADALAGGRTPVLYTSRGEARCRQAGERRALGLALAGVMARLAAAVAPALGYLISKGGITTHTLLADGLALELVELQGQLLPGLSVVLAATDSDQEPLPVLTFPGNLGDPGTLWEAWCWMETQAGPV; translated from the coding sequence ATGGCGCAGGCAACGCTCGACCCCAGGCCCGGGCTCAAGATCGTCGTCATCGACGACGACCCCACCGGCTCCCAGACCGTGCACGGCTGTCCGTTGCTGCTGCGCTGGGACGCCGAGACCCTGGCGGCCGGCCTGGCCCACCCGTCGCCGCTGCTGTTCCTGCTGGCCAACACCCGGGCCCTGGCGCCGGCGGCGGCGGCGGAGCGGGTGCGGGAGATCTGCCGCGCCCTCCGGCCCGCTCTGGAGCGGGCGATGGCGGCCGGCACCATCGCCAGCTGGCTGGTGGTGAGCCGGGGCGATTCCACCCTGCGGGGCCACTTCCCGCTGGAGGTGGAGGTGATCGCCACCGAGCTCGGCCCCTTCGACGCCACCCTGCTGGTGCCGGCGTTCCTCGAGGGGGGGCGCACCACCGTGGATGGGGAGCACCGGTTGCACGGCCGGCCGGTGCACGAGAGCCCGTTCGCCCGGGACGGACTGTTCGCCTACGCCACCAGCCATCTACCGGACTGGGTGGAGGAGAAGAGCGGCGGCCGCATCCCGGCCACCGCCGTGGACCGCATCGGCTGGCGGGAGCTGGAGGCCGGCGGCCCTGCCCTCCTCCGCCACCTGGCCCGCCTGGAGGGCAATGTCTGCGTGGCGGTGGACGGTGCCTCCGAGCGGCAGCTGGCGTCCCTGGCCACCGCGGTGCGCTCCCTGATCGCCGGATCCACGGCGGATGATGGCCCCGGTGATGGCCCCGGTGATGGCCTCGGCGCTGGGCGCCCCCGCCGCTTCCTGTTCCAGAGCGCCGCCAGCCTGATCCAGGCTCTGGCCTCGCTGCCGCCCCAGCCGCTGGCGCCGGCGGCCCTGGCCGCCCTGCGCCGCCGCGGCGGCGACGGCCCCCTGCCGGGGCTGGTGCTGGTGGGCTCCCACGTGCCCCTGGCCGACCGGCAGCTGGAGCGGCTGCTGGCGGCGCCCGGCTGCGTCGGGGTTGAGGTGGAGGTGGCCAAGGTCCAACGGCTGCTGGAGGGCCCGGAACCTGCCCTGCTCCTTGCCTCCCTGGAGCAGGCCTGGGGGCGGCGCCTGGCGGACGCGCTGGCCGGGGGCCGCACGCCGGTGCTTTACACCAGCCGTGGTGAGGCCCGCTGCCGCCAGGCCGGCGAGCGCCGGGCGCTGGGCCTGGCCCTGGCGGGGGTGATGGCGCGGCTGGCCGCCGCCGTGGCTCCCGCCCTGGGCTATCTGATCAGCAAGGGGGGCATCACCACCCATACCCTCCTGGCCGACGGGCTGGCCCTGGAGCTGGTGGAGCTCCAGGGCCAGCTGCTGCCGGGTCTGTCGGTGGTGCTGGCCGCCACGGACTCCGATCAGGAACCCCTGCCCGTGCTCACCTTCCCCGGCAATCTCGGCGACCCGGGCACCCTGTGGGAGGCCTGGTGCTGGATGGAAACTCAGGCCGGACCGGTGTAG
- a CDS encoding FAD-binding oxidoreductase, which translates to MRPEPSELQELVRDLHRQGSAWLPAGLGTRLDWGSPIEGPCTVVSCAALRGVREFNPGDFTITVAAGTPLVEVQDALGHQGQWLSVDAPWGDDDGAAAGSIGGLVARGLAGGYRQRYLGVRDQLIGLALMRADGVTARAGGKVVKNVAGYDLMRLFTGSWGSLGLITELTLRTLPQPPLRRSVCFQGGAEDLAGLSRWLLGSSLSPERIDWWNGSLAAAAGLDPEPLLLIGLASVDAATLQEQVRCLQERSTLPARVLDAASTGTWLARARGGTATAPAWLLRLGVSPDRLGTLMQAPALAGLAVDMAAGSGLGLAWSDPTEPQPDVSSAQVGALRSLCSELGGHLTVLRQPPGAGLTAWLDAPSRPLIEAIKRRFDPAGQLAPGRLPGVAQRLSTV; encoded by the coding sequence ATGCGACCTGAGCCCAGTGAGCTGCAGGAGCTGGTGCGGGACCTGCACCGGCAGGGTTCGGCCTGGCTGCCGGCGGGCCTGGGCACCCGGCTTGACTGGGGCTCGCCCATCGAGGGGCCCTGCACGGTGGTCAGCTGCGCAGCCCTGCGGGGGGTGCGGGAGTTCAATCCCGGCGACTTCACCATCACCGTGGCCGCCGGCACACCACTGGTGGAGGTGCAGGACGCGCTTGGACACCAGGGGCAGTGGCTGTCCGTGGATGCCCCCTGGGGAGACGACGATGGCGCCGCCGCCGGCAGCATCGGCGGCCTGGTGGCCCGGGGCCTGGCGGGCGGCTACCGCCAGCGGTATCTGGGGGTGCGCGACCAGCTGATCGGCCTGGCGCTGATGCGGGCCGACGGGGTGACGGCCAGGGCCGGCGGCAAGGTGGTCAAGAACGTCGCCGGCTACGACCTGATGCGGCTGTTCACCGGCAGCTGGGGCTCCCTGGGCCTGATCACCGAACTGACCCTGCGCACCCTGCCCCAGCCGCCCCTGCGGCGCAGTGTCTGCTTCCAGGGAGGGGCCGAGGATCTGGCCGGCCTCAGCCGCTGGCTGCTGGGCTCCAGCCTCAGCCCGGAACGGATCGACTGGTGGAACGGGAGCCTCGCCGCCGCCGCCGGGCTGGACCCGGAGCCCCTGCTGCTGATCGGCCTGGCCAGCGTCGATGCCGCCACCCTCCAGGAGCAGGTGCGCTGCCTGCAGGAGCGCAGCACCCTGCCGGCCAGGGTGCTGGACGCCGCCAGCACCGGCACCTGGCTGGCCCGCGCCCGGGGGGGCACCGCCACCGCGCCCGCCTGGCTGTTGCGCCTCGGCGTCAGCCCCGACCGGCTCGGGACCCTGATGCAGGCCCCGGCCCTGGCCGGACTGGCCGTGGACATGGCCGCCGGCAGCGGCCTCGGCCTGGCCTGGTCAGACCCCACGGAGCCCCAGCCGGACGTGTCGTCCGCCCAGGTGGGCGCTCTGCGCAGCCTCTGCAGCGAACTCGGGGGCCATCTCACCGTGCTGCGTCAGCCCCCGGGCGCCGGCCTGACGGCCTGGCTAGATGCCCCCTCCCGCCCCCTGATCGAGGCGATCAAGCGCCGCTTCGATCCGGCTGGCCAGCTGGCGCCGGGCCGGCTCCCGGGCGTCGCTCAGAGGCTCTCGACGGTGTAG
- a CDS encoding galactose mutarotase, whose product MILQSPTGDSPHWRFTDPSSGDALTVAPERGGLVTGWCCGGREILYFDAERFADPAKSVRGGIPVLFPICGNLPDDALVLPQGRFPLPQHGFARDLPWSITPLADGSGVALRLEDGPQSRPHFPFAFALELELRLQPSALAITARVSHRGGAGADPLPFSLGLHPYIAVADLSRVRLEGLPVDCFDHLTMAPAVTADQLSRLEQGVDFLCSGQGPVRLVDLAGGRAVTLHPAAPMDLVVVWSDPPRPMLCLEPWSGPRGALSTGERRLLVPAGESLELGCRYTVESL is encoded by the coding sequence ATGATCCTGCAATCCCCCACCGGGGACTCCCCCCACTGGCGCTTCACCGATCCGTCCAGCGGCGATGCGCTCACGGTCGCCCCCGAGCGCGGCGGGCTGGTCACCGGCTGGTGCTGCGGCGGCAGGGAGATCCTCTACTTCGATGCGGAGCGCTTCGCCGACCCCGCCAAATCGGTGCGGGGCGGCATCCCGGTGCTCTTCCCCATCTGCGGCAACCTGCCCGACGACGCGCTCGTGCTGCCCCAGGGGCGCTTCCCACTGCCCCAGCACGGGTTCGCCCGGGATCTGCCCTGGTCCATCACCCCGCTGGCGGACGGCAGCGGCGTGGCCCTGCGCCTCGAGGACGGCCCGCAGAGCCGCCCCCATTTCCCCTTCGCCTTCGCCCTGGAGCTGGAGCTGCGGCTGCAGCCCTCGGCCCTGGCGATCACGGCGCGGGTCAGCCACCGGGGCGGGGCCGGCGCCGATCCCCTCCCCTTCAGCCTGGGTCTGCACCCCTACATCGCCGTCGCCGATCTCTCCCGCGTCCGGCTCGAAGGCCTGCCGGTGGACTGCTTCGACCACCTCACCATGGCTCCCGCCGTCACCGCCGATCAACTGTCCCGGCTGGAGCAGGGGGTGGATTTCCTCTGCAGCGGCCAGGGCCCGGTGCGGCTGGTGGATCTGGCAGGCGGCCGGGCGGTGACGCTGCATCCCGCCGCTCCGATGGATCTGGTGGTGGTGTGGAGCGATCCGCCCCGGCCGATGCTCTGCCTGGAGCCCTGGAGCGGCCCCCGGGGAGCCCTGAGCACCGGGGAGCGGCGCCTGCTGGTGCCCGCCGGCGAATCCCTTGAGCTGGGCTGCCGCTACACCGTCGAGAGCCTCTGA